Proteins encoded in a region of the Xiphophorus couchianus chromosome 11, X_couchianus-1.0, whole genome shotgun sequence genome:
- the xrra1 gene encoding X-ray radiation resistance-associated protein 1 isoform X2: MKKINRKEAGFRVITHRKPKQQKDKSVQKWTKTTPTKGVNKDGGAPAQTTLDGRLLLQLHCVDKPSHLYSVDITERNLTSVEPEELKAFVNVTCIDASDNFLSLGSFSSFTSLRELDLTMNRIKNMDFDVADFPHLEVLNLSFNNLQAEVLLNFGQFPRLKTLHLTGNQLSCLPPNFGPSHSDQSDMLSEEGAKQFEALEVLMLNYNSLTSSVFYNLRNLKRLKHLNLEGNHITEIPCKEVMESSKPALREGEEEDIESKIDHHIEIMEILHVLREDRCSSVLLPELQCLNLADNQIASEEAVVPAALFPKLCELHIHCNPLTTQRRGETALLTYFLQDKLGIKIKREKDEDFLQPPLKDKKRTKSDLRTIRPEDKSKGKSRENAKRFFITQTEDEAELQLASSSNQNASAQNRACPGRPVRYDMIMDVKPFPCIGIQTAVQMLDQTLRNLNIYRDSKPRLDSIQTPYSEMKKRIEELPPLRPIKQPIQRVEELLKEMKDNRAAKVVSLGSVIHNRAANSKDHREALFLLRELKKTHRMVHDNTMEQEARFQCEHPH; encoded by the exons atgaagaagattAATAGGAAAG AGGCTGGTTTTAGGGTtatcacacacagaaaaccaaaGCAGCAGAAGGACAAGAGCGTGCAGAAATGGACGAAAACGACTCCTACGAAAGGCGTAAACAAGGACGGTGGGGCTCCAGCTCAGACCACATTAGATGGACGCTTATTG CTCCAGTTACACTGTGTAGATAAGCCGTCCCACCTCTACTCCGTCGACATCACAGAGCGAAATCTGACTtct GTCGAGCCAGAAGAGCTGAAGGCCTTCGTAAATGTAACCTGCATTGATGCAAGTGATAACTTCCTCTCTTTAG GATCATTCAGCAGCTTCACGTCTTTGAGAGAACTCGATCTGACTATGAATAGAATCAAAAACATGGATTTTGATGTTGCTGACTTCCCTCATTTAGAG gtcttaaatttgtcCTTCAACAACTTACAAGCAGAGGTTTTACTAAACTTCGGTCAGTTTCCACGTCTCAAAACTCTTCATCTGACCGGAAATCAGCTCAGCTGTCTTCCTCCCAACTTTGGTCCCTCACACAGCGACCAGTCTGACAT GCTGTCTGAAGAGGGAGCCAAACAGTTTGAGGCTCTTGAAGTCCTGATGCTTAACTACAACAGCCTGACCTCTAGCGTCTTCTACAACCTCAGGAACCTGAAGAG GCTGAAGCACCTAAACCTAGAGGGCAACCATATCACAGAAATACCTTGTAAGGAAGTGATGGAGAGTTCAAAACCCGCTTTGAGGGAAGGCGAAGAGGAAG ACATCGAGTCTAAAATCGACCACCACATTGAGATTATGGAGATCCTTCACGTGCTCAGGGAGGACAGGTGTTCCAGTGTGTTACTGCCTGAGCTCCAGTGCCTCAATCTGGCCGACAACCAG ATCGCCTCAGAGGAAGCTGTGGTTCCTGCTGCTCTTTTCCCAAAGCTCTGTGAATTACATATCCACTGCAATCCTCTAACCACACAGAGGAGAG GAGAAACGGCTTTACTGACTTATTTCCTTCAAGACAAGCTTGGAATAAAgataaagagagagaaggatGAAGATTTTCTACAACCTCCCCTGAAG GacaagaaaagaacaaaaagtgaTCTGAGAACAATACGACCCGAGGACAAGAGTAAAGGCAAAAGTCGGGAAAACGCAAAACGCTTCTTCATTACTCAG ACAGAAGATGAAGCTGAGCTTCAGCTGGCTTCTTCATCGAATCAGAACGCATCTGCACAAAACAGAGCCTGTCCGGGACGACCCGTACGCTACGACATGATAATGGATGTAAAACCATTTCCCTGCATCG GAATTCAAACAGCTGTTCAGATGCTGGATCAAACACTAAGGAATCTGAACATCTACAGAGACTCCAAACCCAGACTTGATAGCATCCAGACGCCATACAGCGAAATGAAAAAGAGg ATAGAGGAGCTGCCACCTCTGAGACCAATAAAGCAGCCGATCCAAAGGGTTGAGGAGTTACTCAAGGAAATGAAAGACAATAGAGCAGCAAAAGTTGTTTCCTTAG GCAGTGTTATTCACAACAGAGCAGCAAACAGTAAGGACCACAGGGAAGCTCTGTTTCTGCTGAGGGAGTTgaagaaaacacacaggatggtcCATGACAACACAATGGAACAAGAAGCCAGATTTCAGTGTGAACATCCACATTAA
- the xrra1 gene encoding X-ray radiation resistance-associated protein 1 isoform X1, whose translation MKKINRKEAGFRVITHRKPKQQKDKSVQKWTKTTPTKGVNKDGGAPAQTTLDGRLLLQLHCVDKPSHLYSVDITERNLTSVEPEELKAFVNVTCIDASDNFLSLGSFSSFTSLRELDLTMNRIKNMDFDVADFPHLEVLNLSFNNLQAEVLLNFGQFPRLKTLHLTGNQLSCLPPNFGPSHSDQSDMLSEEGAKQFEALEVLMLNYNSLTSSVFYNLRNLKRLKHLNLEGNHITEIPCKEVMESSKPALREGEEEDIESKIDHHIEIMEILHVLREDRCSSVLLPELQCLNLADNQIASEEAVVPAALFPKLCELHIHCNPLTTQRRGETALLTYFLQDKLGIKIKREKDEDFLQPPLKVCVYPAWKDKKRTKSDLRTIRPEDKSKGKSRENAKRFFITQTEDEAELQLASSSNQNASAQNRACPGRPVRYDMIMDVKPFPCIGIQTAVQMLDQTLRNLNIYRDSKPRLDSIQTPYSEMKKRIEELPPLRPIKQPIQRVEELLKEMKDNRAAKVVSLGSVIHNRAANSKDHREALFLLRELKKTHRMVHDNTMEQEARFQCEHPH comes from the exons atgaagaagattAATAGGAAAG AGGCTGGTTTTAGGGTtatcacacacagaaaaccaaaGCAGCAGAAGGACAAGAGCGTGCAGAAATGGACGAAAACGACTCCTACGAAAGGCGTAAACAAGGACGGTGGGGCTCCAGCTCAGACCACATTAGATGGACGCTTATTG CTCCAGTTACACTGTGTAGATAAGCCGTCCCACCTCTACTCCGTCGACATCACAGAGCGAAATCTGACTtct GTCGAGCCAGAAGAGCTGAAGGCCTTCGTAAATGTAACCTGCATTGATGCAAGTGATAACTTCCTCTCTTTAG GATCATTCAGCAGCTTCACGTCTTTGAGAGAACTCGATCTGACTATGAATAGAATCAAAAACATGGATTTTGATGTTGCTGACTTCCCTCATTTAGAG gtcttaaatttgtcCTTCAACAACTTACAAGCAGAGGTTTTACTAAACTTCGGTCAGTTTCCACGTCTCAAAACTCTTCATCTGACCGGAAATCAGCTCAGCTGTCTTCCTCCCAACTTTGGTCCCTCACACAGCGACCAGTCTGACAT GCTGTCTGAAGAGGGAGCCAAACAGTTTGAGGCTCTTGAAGTCCTGATGCTTAACTACAACAGCCTGACCTCTAGCGTCTTCTACAACCTCAGGAACCTGAAGAG GCTGAAGCACCTAAACCTAGAGGGCAACCATATCACAGAAATACCTTGTAAGGAAGTGATGGAGAGTTCAAAACCCGCTTTGAGGGAAGGCGAAGAGGAAG ACATCGAGTCTAAAATCGACCACCACATTGAGATTATGGAGATCCTTCACGTGCTCAGGGAGGACAGGTGTTCCAGTGTGTTACTGCCTGAGCTCCAGTGCCTCAATCTGGCCGACAACCAG ATCGCCTCAGAGGAAGCTGTGGTTCCTGCTGCTCTTTTCCCAAAGCTCTGTGAATTACATATCCACTGCAATCCTCTAACCACACAGAGGAGAG GAGAAACGGCTTTACTGACTTATTTCCTTCAAGACAAGCTTGGAATAAAgataaagagagagaaggatGAAGATTTTCTACAACCTCCCCTGAAGGTGTGTGTCTATCCAGCATGGAAG GacaagaaaagaacaaaaagtgaTCTGAGAACAATACGACCCGAGGACAAGAGTAAAGGCAAAAGTCGGGAAAACGCAAAACGCTTCTTCATTACTCAG ACAGAAGATGAAGCTGAGCTTCAGCTGGCTTCTTCATCGAATCAGAACGCATCTGCACAAAACAGAGCCTGTCCGGGACGACCCGTACGCTACGACATGATAATGGATGTAAAACCATTTCCCTGCATCG GAATTCAAACAGCTGTTCAGATGCTGGATCAAACACTAAGGAATCTGAACATCTACAGAGACTCCAAACCCAGACTTGATAGCATCCAGACGCCATACAGCGAAATGAAAAAGAGg ATAGAGGAGCTGCCACCTCTGAGACCAATAAAGCAGCCGATCCAAAGGGTTGAGGAGTTACTCAAGGAAATGAAAGACAATAGAGCAGCAAAAGTTGTTTCCTTAG GCAGTGTTATTCACAACAGAGCAGCAAACAGTAAGGACCACAGGGAAGCTCTGTTTCTGCTGAGGGAGTTgaagaaaacacacaggatggtcCATGACAACACAATGGAACAAGAAGCCAGATTTCAGTGTGAACATCCACATTAA
- the spag7 gene encoding sperm-associated antigen 7 homolog, whose product MRTVFGWRRGLYRCKMADLLGSILNSMEKPPTVGDQESRRKAREQAARLKKMEELEKRKKAEFRKKMEKEVSDFIQDSSQQKRKYNPMGKIERSILHDVAEVAGLTSFSFGEDEESRYVMLFKKEFAPSDEELEAYRKGEEWDPQLAEQRRRLKEQAALEEAASTQTEKTQACPNSNYRDKYSHLIGTSAAKDAAHTLEANRSYGCVPVANKRDTRSIEEAMNEIRAKKRQKREDDTGAQSSSF is encoded by the exons ATGCGCACCGTGTTCGGCTGGAGAAGAGGTTTATATCGTTGCAAGATGGCGGACCTCCTTGGTTCAATCTTAAACTCGATGGAGAAACCTCCTACAGTCGGCGACCAAGAAAGCCGACGAAAGGCTCGAG agcAAGCTGCAAGACTAAAGAAGATGGAAGAattggagaaaagaaagaaagcagagtTTAGGAAGAAG ATGGAGAAAGAGGTGTCGGATTTCATCCAAGACAGCtcacaacaaaaaagaaaatacaacccTATGGGAAAAATTGAAAGGAGTATACT GCATGATGTTGCAGAAGTGGCCGGTCTCACTTCGTTTTCTTTCGGAGAGGATGAGGAGAGTCGCTACGTCATGCTGTTTAAGAAG GAGTTCGCTCCGTCGGACGAAGAGCTGGAGGCGTATCGCAAAGGAGAAGAGTGGGATCCGCAGCTGGCAGAACAGCGACGCAGACTAAAA GAGCAGGCTGCGTTAGAAGAAGCAGCATCCACTCAGACAGAAAAGACACAAGCATGTCCCAACTCCAACTACAGAGACAAGTACAGTCACCTGATAGGCACGTCAGCTGCTAAAGATGCAGCTCACACACTGGAGGCTAACAGGAGTTACGGCTGTG TGCCGGTGGCCAACAAAAGGGACACGCGCTCCATAGAGGAAGCCATGAACGAAATCCGAGCGAAGAAGCGGCAGAAGCGCGAAGACGACACGGGGGCACAGAGCAGCAGTTTCTGA
- the chrdl2 gene encoding chordin-like protein 2 isoform X1 has protein sequence MKPKFLFFFIMWFPSAELKPRRGSGVVCTFKDKTYRPGDSWHPYLEPFGYMFCMRCVCTETGHVKCNTIKCPALTCENPATEPQRCCPRCTDEPRIPAGLRAPVKTCSHNGTVYQPGETFTTQGLFSSRQSNQCVMCTCSNGNIFCALKTCQPVTCSSPASLPDTCCLVCKDHSSSSGGGGASSAEDGTHQLNRGVRHSVDQCSGEQSRVRSDRATRTKVSARALSLSRLNLRGASETTVRILLQRKHQQVCLYNGKTYSHGDMWHPVLGKVLECIVCTCIDGLQDCKRITCPSQYPCQHPIKLAGKCCKTCPGKKRKAEMNQTECYLGYKNNLLVYKVEPALKVDSPNTVRIIAAERQSTAEIEVQAWNTAEGILQIMEIGDVQRKDITDHPENYTLLTALNEDTWKKFKALGENLSRASQTTICGNGIREIVTFLNPKQTEGLCSP, from the exons atgaagcctaagtttttgttctttttcatcaTGTGGTTTCCATCCGCGGAGCTGAAACCTCGGAGAG GCTCCGGAGTGGTTTGtacttttaaagacaaaacctACAGACCAGGAGACAGCTGGCACCCCTATCTGGAGCCTTTTGGATACATGTTCTGCATGCGCTGCGTCTGCACAGAG ACAGGCCATGTGAAGTGTAACACAATCAAGTGTCCTGCGCTGACGTGTGAGAACCCCGCGACAGAGCCTCAGCGGTGCTGTCCAAGGTGCACAG atgAGCCCAGGATTCCCGCAGGACTGAGGGCGCCAGTCAAAACCTGCAGCCACAACGGGACTGTCTATCAGCCAGGGGAGACCTTCACCACCCAGGGCCTCTTTTCATCCAGGCAGAGCAATCAGTGCGTCATGTGCACATGCTCA AATGGAAATATCTTCTGTGCTCTGAAAACATGCCAACCTGTCACCTGTTCTTCACCAGCTTCTCTCCCAGATACCTGCTGTTTGGTGTGTAAAG accacagcagcagcagcggcggcggcggcgcaTCGTCCGCCGAGGATGGAACCCATCAGCTGAACAGAGGCGTC AGGCATTCAGTCGACCAGTGTTCTGGAGAGCAGAGCAGGGTGAGGTCGGACCGTGCCACCAGGACGAAGGTCTCTGCCAGGGCTCTGAGCCTCAGCAGGCTCAACCTCAGAGGGGCCTCGGAGACCACGGTGAGGATTttgctgcagaggaaacaccAACAAG TGTGTTTATACAACGGCAAGACGTACTCTCATGGAGACATGTGGCATCCAGTTTTGGGGAAGGTCCTGGAATGCATCGTTTGCACTTGCATCGATGGCCTCCAAGACTGCAAGCGCATCACGTGTCCGAGCCAGTATCCGTGCCAGCATCCAATAAAATTGGCGGGTAAATGCTGCAAGACTTGTCCAGGTAAAA agagaaaagCTGAAATGAACCAGACAGAGTGCTATCTTGGGTATAAAAACAACCTTTTGGTGTATAAAGTAGAACCAGCCTTGAAAGTTGATTCTCCCAACACGGTTAGAATCATCGCTGCTGAAAGACAAAGCACTGCTGAGATTGAAGTGCAAGCCTGGAACACAGCAGAAG gtattttacaaataatggAGATTGGCGACGTTCAAAGGAAAGACATCACAGATCATCCAGAAAATTACACTCTTCTTACCGCTCTCAATGAAG acacgtggaaaaaatttaaagcgTTGGGAGAAAACCTGAGCAGAGCTTCTCAGACCACCATTTGTGGAAACGGCATTCGGGAAATAGTGACGTTCTTGAATCCAAAGCAAACTGAAGGCCTGTGTTCACCATAG
- the chrdl2 gene encoding chordin-like protein 2 isoform X2 translates to MKPKFLFFFIMWFPSAELKPRRGSGVVCTFKDKTYRPGDSWHPYLEPFGYMFCMRCVCTETGHVKCNTIKCPALTCENPATEPQRCCPRCTDEPRIPAGLRAPVKTCSHNGTVYQPGETFTTQGLFSSRQSNQCVMCTCSNGNIFCALKTCQPVTCSSPASLPDTCCLVCKDHSSSSGGGGASSAEDGTHQLNRGVRHSVDQCSGEQSRVRSDRATRTKVSARALSLSRLNLRGASETTVRILLQRKHQQVCLYNGKTYSHGDMWHPVLGKVLECIVCTCIDGLQDCKRITCPSQYPCQHPIKLAGKCCKTCPERKAEMNQTECYLGYKNNLLVYKVEPALKVDSPNTVRIIAAERQSTAEIEVQAWNTAEGILQIMEIGDVQRKDITDHPENYTLLTALNEDTWKKFKALGENLSRASQTTICGNGIREIVTFLNPKQTEGLCSP, encoded by the exons atgaagcctaagtttttgttctttttcatcaTGTGGTTTCCATCCGCGGAGCTGAAACCTCGGAGAG GCTCCGGAGTGGTTTGtacttttaaagacaaaacctACAGACCAGGAGACAGCTGGCACCCCTATCTGGAGCCTTTTGGATACATGTTCTGCATGCGCTGCGTCTGCACAGAG ACAGGCCATGTGAAGTGTAACACAATCAAGTGTCCTGCGCTGACGTGTGAGAACCCCGCGACAGAGCCTCAGCGGTGCTGTCCAAGGTGCACAG atgAGCCCAGGATTCCCGCAGGACTGAGGGCGCCAGTCAAAACCTGCAGCCACAACGGGACTGTCTATCAGCCAGGGGAGACCTTCACCACCCAGGGCCTCTTTTCATCCAGGCAGAGCAATCAGTGCGTCATGTGCACATGCTCA AATGGAAATATCTTCTGTGCTCTGAAAACATGCCAACCTGTCACCTGTTCTTCACCAGCTTCTCTCCCAGATACCTGCTGTTTGGTGTGTAAAG accacagcagcagcagcggcggcggcggcgcaTCGTCCGCCGAGGATGGAACCCATCAGCTGAACAGAGGCGTC AGGCATTCAGTCGACCAGTGTTCTGGAGAGCAGAGCAGGGTGAGGTCGGACCGTGCCACCAGGACGAAGGTCTCTGCCAGGGCTCTGAGCCTCAGCAGGCTCAACCTCAGAGGGGCCTCGGAGACCACGGTGAGGATTttgctgcagaggaaacaccAACAAG TGTGTTTATACAACGGCAAGACGTACTCTCATGGAGACATGTGGCATCCAGTTTTGGGGAAGGTCCTGGAATGCATCGTTTGCACTTGCATCGATGGCCTCCAAGACTGCAAGCGCATCACGTGTCCGAGCCAGTATCCGTGCCAGCATCCAATAAAATTGGCGGGTAAATGCTGCAAGACTTGTCCAG agagaaaagCTGAAATGAACCAGACAGAGTGCTATCTTGGGTATAAAAACAACCTTTTGGTGTATAAAGTAGAACCAGCCTTGAAAGTTGATTCTCCCAACACGGTTAGAATCATCGCTGCTGAAAGACAAAGCACTGCTGAGATTGAAGTGCAAGCCTGGAACACAGCAGAAG gtattttacaaataatggAGATTGGCGACGTTCAAAGGAAAGACATCACAGATCATCCAGAAAATTACACTCTTCTTACCGCTCTCAATGAAG acacgtggaaaaaatttaaagcgTTGGGAGAAAACCTGAGCAGAGCTTCTCAGACCACCATTTGTGGAAACGGCATTCGGGAAATAGTGACGTTCTTGAATCCAAAGCAAACTGAAGGCCTGTGTTCACCATAG